A single region of the Leptothrix cholodnii SP-6 genome encodes:
- a CDS encoding PDR/VanB family oxidoreductase, translating to MSPGLLTVRVARKAVEALDIATFELVADDGSALPAFSAGAHVDVHLPGGVVRQYSLCNDPGESHRYLIGVLRDAASRGGSVALHDAVHEGDRLQISAPKNHFPLAHEARRSLLLAGGIGITPLLCMAERLAVIGADFELHHCTRSRERTAFVGRIDASRFADRVQRHFDDGDAAQRLDLDALLGQPEAGVHVYVCGPKGFMDAVLGRARDRGWPAAQIHYEYFGAEPVAALTGDAAFEVQLASSGRIVIVPPGQSIVHALAEAGVAVMTSCEQGVCGTCLTRVLEGTPDHRDLYLTPEEQAANDQFLPCCSRSKSARLVLDL from the coding sequence GTGAGCCCCGGCCTGCTCACCGTGCGCGTGGCGCGCAAGGCCGTCGAGGCGCTCGACATCGCCACCTTCGAGCTGGTGGCCGACGACGGCAGCGCGCTGCCGGCGTTTTCGGCCGGCGCGCACGTCGACGTGCACCTGCCGGGCGGCGTGGTGCGCCAGTACTCGCTGTGCAACGACCCCGGCGAGAGCCACCGCTACCTGATCGGCGTGCTGCGTGATGCCGCCTCGCGCGGCGGTTCGGTGGCGCTGCACGACGCGGTGCACGAGGGTGACCGGCTGCAGATCAGCGCACCCAAGAATCATTTTCCGCTCGCCCATGAGGCGCGCCGCAGCCTGCTGCTGGCCGGCGGCATCGGCATCACGCCGCTGCTGTGCATGGCCGAGCGGCTGGCCGTGATCGGCGCCGATTTCGAGCTGCACCACTGCACGCGATCGCGCGAGCGCACCGCCTTCGTCGGCCGCATCGACGCGTCGCGTTTCGCCGACCGCGTGCAGCGGCATTTCGACGATGGCGACGCGGCGCAGCGGCTCGATCTCGACGCCCTGCTCGGCCAGCCCGAGGCCGGTGTGCACGTCTACGTCTGCGGTCCGAAAGGTTTCATGGACGCGGTGCTCGGCCGCGCGCGCGATCGCGGCTGGCCGGCCGCGCAGATCCATTACGAATACTTCGGCGCCGAGCCGGTGGCGGCGCTGACGGGCGATGCGGCCTTCGAGGTGCAGCTCGCCAGCAGCGGCCGCATCGTGATCGTGCCGCCGGGGCAGAGCATCGTGCACGCGCTGGCCGAGGCCGGCGTGGCGGTGATGACCTCGTGCGAACAAGGGGTCTGCGGCACCTGCCTGACGCGCGTGCTCGAAGGCACGCCCGATCACCGTGACCTCTACCTCACACCCGAGGAACAGGCCGCCAACGACCAGTTCCTGCCCTGCTGCTCGCGCTCGAAATCGGCCCGGCTGGTGCTCGACCTGTGA
- a CDS encoding aromatic ring-hydroxylating oxygenase subunit alpha, which produces MFARNAWYVACTPDEFADKPLGRTICGEPLVFYRDGSGAVAALEDFCPHRGAPLSLGRVCEGRLVCGYHGLEMGCDGKTIAMPGQRVRGFPAIRSFPVIERHGFVWVWPGDAARADAALLPALPWADHPEWAYGGGLYNIGCDYRLMIDNLMDLTHETYVHATSIGQKEIDEVPCSTRVDGDEVITSRFMNGIEAPPFWKMALRMNGLPDDQPVDRWQICHFTPPSHVLIEVGVALAGHGGHAAPAEVKASSIVVDFITPETDGSIWYFWGMARHFKPHDPSLTTQIRDGQGRIFAEDREMLERQQANLTRWPDRKLLALNIDSGGVQARRVIDRKIAEERAPSGAPESSW; this is translated from the coding sequence ATGTTTGCCCGCAACGCCTGGTACGTGGCCTGCACGCCCGACGAGTTCGCCGACAAGCCGCTCGGCCGCACGATCTGCGGCGAGCCGCTGGTGTTCTACCGCGACGGCAGCGGTGCGGTCGCCGCGCTGGAGGATTTCTGCCCGCACCGCGGCGCGCCGCTGTCGCTCGGCCGCGTCTGCGAAGGCAGGCTGGTGTGCGGCTACCACGGCCTCGAGATGGGCTGCGACGGCAAGACCATCGCGATGCCGGGCCAGCGGGTGCGCGGCTTCCCGGCGATCCGCAGCTTTCCGGTGATCGAGCGCCACGGCTTCGTGTGGGTCTGGCCGGGTGACGCGGCCCGCGCCGACGCCGCGCTGCTGCCCGCCCTGCCCTGGGCCGACCACCCCGAGTGGGCCTACGGCGGCGGGCTCTACAACATCGGCTGCGACTACCGGCTGATGATCGACAACCTGATGGACCTGACGCACGAGACCTACGTGCACGCCACCAGCATCGGCCAGAAGGAGATCGACGAGGTGCCGTGCAGCACCCGCGTCGACGGCGACGAGGTCATCACCAGCCGCTTCATGAACGGCATCGAGGCGCCGCCGTTCTGGAAGATGGCGCTGCGCATGAACGGCCTGCCCGACGACCAGCCGGTCGACCGCTGGCAGATCTGCCACTTCACGCCGCCCAGCCACGTGCTGATCGAGGTCGGCGTGGCGCTGGCCGGCCACGGCGGCCACGCGGCGCCCGCCGAGGTCAAGGCGTCGAGCATCGTGGTCGACTTCATCACGCCCGAGACCGACGGCTCGATCTGGTATTTCTGGGGCATGGCGCGCCACTTCAAGCCGCACGACCCGTCGCTGACGACGCAGATCCGCGACGGCCAGGGCCGCATCTTTGCCGAGGACCGGGAGATGCTGGAGCGCCAGCAGGCCAACCTGACGCGCTGGCCCGATCGCAAGCTGCTGGCCCTCAACATCGACTCGGGCGGCGTGCAGGCGCGGCGCGTGATCGATCGCAAGATCGCCGAAGAACGTGCGCCATCGGGCGCGCCAGAGAGCAGCTGGTGA
- a CDS encoding GntR family transcriptional regulator: MDPIEPPAGPDAADSISVLTALRQFIVKGRYAAGERLTEVAVAQALGVSRTPVRLAFRTLAQEGLLQMAGKRGYLVRAFSAVDVAHAVEVRGVLEGLAARHLAEQGMSAEVRARLLDCLREGEQVLRPGHLSDDAIGAWSRLNAAFHGTLVRALGSSVIADAIARNDHLPFASADSIVIDRDALGRELDKLRVAQLQHRLVFDALERRESARVEALMREHAQVGLRYGGLLGSAIPAV, translated from the coding sequence TTGGATCCAATCGAGCCGCCGGCCGGCCCGGATGCCGCCGATTCGATCAGCGTGCTGACGGCGCTGCGGCAGTTCATCGTCAAGGGCCGCTACGCCGCCGGCGAGCGGCTCACCGAGGTGGCGGTGGCGCAGGCGCTGGGGGTGTCGCGCACGCCGGTGCGGCTGGCGTTTCGCACGCTGGCGCAGGAGGGGCTGCTGCAGATGGCGGGCAAGCGCGGCTATCTGGTGCGCGCGTTCTCGGCGGTCGACGTGGCGCATGCGGTCGAGGTGCGCGGCGTGCTCGAAGGCCTGGCTGCGCGCCATCTGGCCGAACAGGGCATGAGCGCCGAGGTGCGCGCGCGCCTGCTCGACTGCCTGCGCGAAGGCGAGCAGGTGCTGCGTCCCGGCCACCTGAGCGACGACGCCATCGGCGCCTGGAGCCGGCTCAACGCGGCCTTCCACGGCACCCTCGTGCGGGCGCTGGGCAGCAGCGTGATCGCCGACGCGATCGCCCGCAACGACCACCTGCCGTTCGCTTCGGCCGACTCGATCGTCATCGACCGCGACGCGCTCGGCCGCGAGCTCGACAAGCTGCGCGTCGCCCAACTGCAGCACCGGCTGGTGTTCGACGCGCTGGAGCGGCGCGAATCGGCGCGCGTGGAGGCGCTGATGCGCGAGCACGCGCAGGTGGGCCTGCGCTACGGCGGCTTGCTCGGCAGCGCGATCCCGGCAGTTTGA
- a CDS encoding c-type cytochrome, with protein MNHRIHTPNLAGLVTAGLCALLLSGAAHAADDAAAAALAKKSDCLKCHSVDKKKDGPSFKEVAGKYKGKADAEAKLHTHLTTNPKIKIDGVEEEHVALKTKNEAEIRNVVQWILSR; from the coding sequence GTGAATCATCGAATCCACACCCCGAACCTTGCCGGCCTCGTCACGGCCGGTCTGTGTGCCCTGCTGCTGTCAGGCGCCGCACACGCCGCCGACGACGCCGCGGCCGCCGCCCTGGCCAAGAAGAGCGATTGCCTGAAGTGCCACTCGGTCGACAAGAAGAAGGACGGTCCGTCCTTCAAGGAAGTGGCCGGCAAGTACAAGGGCAAGGCCGATGCCGAAGCCAAGCTCCACACCCACCTGACCACCAATCCCAAGATCAAGATCGACGGCGTGGAAGAAGAACACGTGGCCTTGAAGACCAAGAACGAGGCCGAGATCCGCAACGTGGTGCAGTGGATCCTGTCGCGCTGA
- a CDS encoding NapC/NirT family cytochrome c — protein MADSPGALRRLWNALRRPSATFSVLTLLLTGFASGIVFWGGLNTGMEATNTMAFCISCHEMQSTVYVEYKETIHYSNRSGVRAVCADCHVPKDWVHKVARKIQASGEVYGKIVGSIDTPEKFEAKRAEMASHVWKRMKETDSLECRNCHTATAMSPDKQTDKAKARHAKGFAEGKTCIDCHYGIAHNEPEGPGPQELFGAKQ, from the coding sequence ATGGCCGACAGCCCGGGCGCATTGCGCCGCCTCTGGAATGCGCTGCGGCGCCCCAGCGCCACCTTCTCGGTGCTCACGCTCCTGTTGACCGGGTTCGCCTCGGGCATCGTCTTCTGGGGCGGCTTGAACACCGGCATGGAGGCCACCAACACGATGGCGTTCTGCATCTCGTGCCACGAGATGCAGAGCACGGTCTACGTCGAGTACAAGGAAACGATCCACTATTCGAATCGCAGCGGCGTGCGTGCCGTGTGCGCCGACTGCCACGTGCCCAAGGACTGGGTGCACAAGGTGGCCCGCAAGATCCAGGCGTCCGGCGAGGTCTACGGCAAGATCGTCGGCAGCATCGACACGCCCGAGAAGTTCGAGGCCAAGCGTGCCGAAATGGCGTCCCATGTCTGGAAGCGCATGAAGGAGACCGATTCTCTGGAATGCCGCAATTGCCACACCGCCACGGCCATGAGCCCGGACAAGCAGACCGACAAGGCCAAGGCCCGTCACGCCAAGGGCTTTGCCGAAGGCAAGACCTGCATCGACTGCCATTACGGCATTGCGCACAACGAGCCCGAAGGCCCGGGTCCGCAGGAACTGTTCGGCGCCAAGCAGTAG
- a CDS encoding NapC/NirT family cytochrome c produces MADNNKTSSTAQGGLVARLWKWLWLPGTLMLIGAFGAGIVFWGGFNTAMEYTNREEFCISCHEMKENVFVEYRNTIHYQNRTGVRATCPDCHVPKEWGPKIYRKIQASNEVLHKILGSIDTPEKFNAKRAVLAQHEWDRMKRTDSRECRNCHNFTYMDYAEQNSRAATRHQVAFTAGQTCIDCHKGIAHTLPEVEQHIGAPKEAPADPSTPGVINPNEAAVAAASAASAASRP; encoded by the coding sequence ATGGCTGACAACAACAAGACTTCATCGACTGCGCAGGGCGGACTCGTCGCACGGCTGTGGAAATGGCTCTGGCTGCCGGGCACGCTGATGCTGATCGGCGCCTTCGGCGCGGGCATCGTGTTCTGGGGCGGCTTCAACACCGCGATGGAATACACCAACCGCGAGGAGTTCTGCATCTCGTGCCACGAGATGAAGGAGAACGTGTTCGTCGAATACCGCAACACCATCCACTACCAGAACCGCACCGGCGTGCGCGCCACCTGCCCGGATTGCCACGTGCCCAAGGAATGGGGCCCGAAGATCTACCGCAAGATCCAGGCGAGCAACGAGGTGCTGCACAAGATCCTGGGCAGCATCGACACGCCCGAGAAGTTCAACGCCAAGCGTGCCGTGCTGGCCCAGCATGAATGGGACCGGATGAAGCGCACCGACAGCCGCGAGTGCCGCAACTGCCACAACTTCACCTACATGGACTACGCCGAGCAGAACAGCCGCGCGGCCACCCGTCACCAGGTGGCGTTCACCGCGGGCCAGACCTGCATCGACTGCCACAAGGGCATCGCGCACACGCTGCCCGAGGTCGAGCAGCACATCGGTGCCCCCAAGGAAGCGCCGGCCGACCCGAGCACGCCAGGGGTGATCAACCCCAACGAAGCCGCCGTGGCAGCGGCCTCGGCCGCGTCGGCAGCATCCAGGCCCTGA
- a CDS encoding nitrate reductase cytochrome c-type subunit — translation MNTVMPQMARQLAKLVLAAGLVWMGADLASAADAPASAPVKLQGLRGGTPLNQDNPPEGARQERDHGPADRDFVQQPPLIPHTTAGYQITKNYNKCMDCHAWQKTKVSGATKVSVTHFRTREGQELDNISPRRYFCTQCHVPQTDARPLIDNTFQRARGLQ, via the coding sequence ATGAACACCGTGATGCCACAAATGGCGCGACAACTGGCCAAGCTCGTTCTGGCCGCCGGACTGGTGTGGATGGGTGCCGACCTGGCCAGCGCAGCCGACGCGCCCGCATCGGCCCCCGTCAAGCTGCAGGGCCTGCGCGGCGGCACGCCGCTCAACCAGGACAACCCGCCCGAGGGTGCGCGCCAGGAGCGTGACCACGGCCCGGCCGACCGCGATTTCGTGCAGCAGCCGCCGCTGATCCCGCACACCACGGCGGGCTACCAGATCACCAAGAACTACAACAAGTGCATGGACTGCCACGCCTGGCAGAAGACCAAGGTCAGCGGTGCGACCAAGGTCAGCGTCACGCACTTCCGCACCCGCGAGGGACAGGAACTCGACAACATCAGCCCGCGCCGCTACTTCTGCACCCAGTGCCACGTGCCGCAGACCGACGCCCGGCCGCTGATCGACAACACCTTCCAGCGCGCCCGTGGGCTGCAGTGA
- the napH gene encoding quinol dehydrogenase ferredoxin subunit NapH yields MSAGEAVRMKGWWLAHRFLLLRRASQLGIFTLFLLGPMAGVWIVKGNLASSLTLDVLPLTDPFVLAQVLATRHLPELSALIGAAIVIAFYALVGGRVFCSWVCPVNIVTDSAAWLRRRLNIGSGRAPRNNLRHWLLGAVLLASAASGMAVWETVNPVSMTQRALIFGGSVAWGITAAVFLFDLLVAPRGWCGSLCPVGAAYALIGHKSVVRVSARHSSRCNDCADCYAVCPEPQVIPIALKGKGGALPVIADPACTNCGRCIDVCGPDVFTFTHRRDTRRD; encoded by the coding sequence ATGAGCGCCGGCGAAGCCGTGCGCATGAAGGGCTGGTGGCTGGCGCACCGTTTCCTCCTGCTGCGCCGCGCCAGCCAGCTGGGCATCTTCACGCTGTTCCTGCTCGGTCCGATGGCGGGCGTGTGGATCGTCAAGGGCAACCTGGCGTCGAGCCTGACGCTCGACGTGCTGCCGCTCACCGACCCCTTCGTGCTGGCGCAGGTGCTGGCTACGCGCCACCTGCCCGAGCTCAGCGCGCTGATCGGCGCGGCGATCGTGATCGCGTTCTATGCGCTGGTCGGCGGGCGGGTGTTCTGCTCGTGGGTCTGCCCGGTCAACATCGTCACCGACAGCGCCGCGTGGCTGCGCCGGCGCCTGAACATCGGCAGCGGCCGCGCGCCGCGCAACAACCTGCGCCACTGGCTGCTGGGCGCCGTGCTGCTGGCCAGCGCGGCGAGCGGCATGGCGGTGTGGGAGACGGTCAACCCGGTCTCGATGACGCAGCGCGCGCTGATCTTCGGCGGCAGCGTGGCCTGGGGCATCACCGCGGCGGTGTTCCTGTTCGACCTGCTGGTGGCGCCGCGCGGCTGGTGCGGCAGCCTCTGCCCGGTCGGCGCCGCCTACGCGCTGATCGGCCACAAGAGCGTGGTGCGCGTGAGCGCGCGCCACAGCAGCCGGTGCAACGACTGCGCCGACTGCTATGCGGTCTGCCCCGAGCCGCAGGTGATCCCGATCGCCCTCAAGGGCAAGGGCGGCGCACTCCCGGTGATCGCCGACCCGGCCTGTACCAACTGTGGCCGCTGCATCGATGTCTGCGGCCCCGATGTCTTTACCTTCACCCACCGACGAGATACCCGGAGAGACTGA
- the napG gene encoding ferredoxin-type protein NapG produces MKLSRREVLQGAASATTAALIAGGAALAGRPALARPAQALRPPGAIDEPQFLGACIRCGLCVRDCPPANLKLSAWGDGLARDVAIGTPYFVAREIPCEMCEDIPCVKACPTGALDPALTEITKAKMGVAVLIDQENCLNFLGLRCDVCYRVCPVIDQAITLENIHNPRSDRHAMLLPTVHAEACTGCGKCEKSCVLEQAAIKVLPVAIARGELGHHYRKGWESQNQTDVPHFNTPEVRR; encoded by the coding sequence GTGAAACTGAGCCGTCGCGAGGTGCTGCAAGGCGCCGCCAGTGCCACCACCGCCGCCTTGATCGCGGGCGGTGCGGCGCTGGCCGGACGGCCTGCGCTGGCGCGCCCGGCGCAGGCGCTGCGCCCGCCCGGCGCGATCGACGAGCCGCAGTTCCTGGGCGCCTGCATCCGCTGCGGCCTGTGCGTGCGCGACTGCCCGCCGGCCAACCTCAAGCTCAGCGCCTGGGGCGACGGCCTGGCGCGCGACGTGGCGATCGGCACGCCCTACTTCGTGGCGCGCGAGATCCCCTGCGAGATGTGCGAGGACATCCCGTGCGTCAAGGCCTGCCCGACCGGCGCGCTCGACCCCGCGCTGACCGAGATCACGAAGGCGAAGATGGGCGTGGCGGTGCTGATCGACCAGGAGAACTGCCTGAACTTCCTGGGCCTGCGCTGCGACGTCTGCTACCGCGTCTGCCCGGTGATCGACCAGGCGATCACGCTCGAGAACATCCACAACCCGCGCAGCGACCGCCACGCGATGCTGCTGCCCACCGTGCACGCCGAGGCCTGCACCGGCTGCGGCAAGTGCGAGAAGAGCTGCGTGCTCGAACAGGCCGCGATCAAGGTGCTGCCGGTGGCGATCGCGCGCGGTGAACTCGGCCACCACTACCGCAAGGGCTGGGAGTCGCAGAACCAGACCGACGTGCCGCACTTCAACACGCCCGAGGTGCGGCGATGA